GCCTGGGTGGGCTTCGATGACCACTCGCCCCTGGGCAGCAGCGAGACGGGTGGCCGCGCGCCCCTCCCCATCTGGCTGGAGTTCATGCGCGCCGCCCACCAGGGCCTGCCCTCGCGCGAGTTCGAGGTGCCCCCGGGCGTGGTGCAGGTGCGCATCGATCCCGCCAGCGGCCTGCTCGCGGGCAACTCCGTGCCCGGCCGGCTCGAGTCCTTCCTCGACGGCACCCAGCCCACCGCCGAGGCGCCCCCGCCCGGCCACGTCAGCCCCAGCGACTTCTTCCTCCAGGAAGGTAGCCGGGGGGGTTTGTGAGCCGGGCCCTCGCCGCCGCGCTGCTGCTGGCCGCGCTCCCCGCTCCGGCCGCCAACCCCCTTCCTCCCCAGCTCGCTCCGGGCGCGCCCTCCACCCCGGCCGCCCCGGCGCTCGAGCGGCTCGCCCAGGCCGTGGCCGCGGACGTGCGCTCCGTGCGGCCCGAGCCGCCCGTGGCCCTGCACCTGTCCGGTGGCGCCCCCGAGCTGCGGCGCGCCTTCGAGACGCTGCTCGCCTCGCACCTCGCCTCCGCCCGACTCGGCCCGGTGGTGCTGGAGGCCCCCTCTCCCGAGGCCGCCGAGTCCCTCGCGCGTGAGCAGGGAGCCCGCGCCCTGGTGCGCATCACCCTGGGCGTGGAGGGCGGAGAGCTGCGCGCGCACGGCGACGTGTTCGGCACCTGGGTGAACTTCTGGTCCGGCCGCATGGCCACCCGAGCGCCCTCGCCCGGCGCGGCCATCGCCCAGTCCGTGGAGGCCGATGCCGCGGCCCTCGCGCTCGCCGCCGTGGAGCCTCCGCGCACGACGCCGCCGCTCCCCGAGGAGCCGCGCCCCCTGCGCCTGCTGGGCGCCGTGCTCGCGCGCCTGCCCTCCCCTCCCGCCGCGCTCGCCGCGGGGGACCTCGATGGGGATGGCAGGGACGAGGTGGCCGCGCTCACCGAGCGCTCCGTCTTCGTCTTCGCCGCGGATGGGCGCCTCGTCGCGGAGCGCTCGCTGGAGGCACTGCCCCCCGGCCCCGCTCCCACGCGCGAGCCCTTCGGTGCGCTGGCCATCCTCTCCGGGCCGCCGCGCCTCGCCGCCTTCTCCACCCGCTTCGCCCAGGGCGAGGTACTCGCGCTGGAGGGCGGTGCGCTGCACGCCGTGTCCCGGCTCGACGCGCCCCAGCTGAGCCCGGACGCGCGCGGCGGCTTCGTCCCGGGACAGACGGCCTTCGTCCCCGAGGTGCGGCTCGGCGGCACGGTGCTGCCCGGCGTGCCCGCGCGCTTCACCACCTTCAGCGCCGCCAACTCCCGCCTCCTCCTCATCCACCCGGACGGCTCGGCCTCCTTGTTCGCGCGGCTTCCGGGGGCGCCCCTGCCGCTCTCCGGACTCGGCGCTGGCAGCGCGCTCGGGGACCTGGACGGGGATGGGACGCCGGAGCTGCTCACCACCTCGCCCGAGCTCCAACCCTCGCCAGACACCCTGCGCGTCTTCAGGACCAACGGGAGCGACCCCACCACCCATGAGCCCCTCTGGCAGGGTGCCCTGCCCTCCGGCCGCGCCCTGCACGTGGTGACGGCCAACCTGGACGGGGACAAGCGCCGCGAGGTGGTGGTGGGCCTCACCCGGCCGGACGGCACCGGCGAGCTCTTCCTCCTCCGCCAGGGTGCGCCATGACGCTCCGCCACGCCCTCGCCAGCCTCCTCCTGCTCGGCGCCGCGCCGTCGCTCGCCGCCGGTCGCGTCCCCTACGGAGGCGAGCTGCGCGTCGCCTACACCGCGCCCGCCGAGCCCCCGGAGCCGGCCCTCGCCGACACGCCCACCGAGGCCACCCTCCTCGGGCTGCTGTCCCGGCCCGCCTGCAATCTGACGCAGGATGGGCACGCCTCGCCCGCGCTTGCCCGCGAGGTGTCGCGCCCCTCGTCGCAGGTGGTGCGCCTCGTGCTGCCCTCGCCCGCGCAGGCCAGCGCGCTCACCCGCGCCTGGACGCGGCTCCTCGGCCCCGAGGCCGCCTCGCCCTACCGTGCCCTCCTCTTCCCGCTGCGAGGCGAGGGCCGGCAGCTCTCCGCCACCGGGGACACCCTGGAGCTGGCGCTCTCCTTCCCGTGGCCGGACCTGGAGCGCGCGCTGTGCCACCCCGCGCTCGCTCCACCGCGCACCGTCCCCGCCGCGCTCGGCCCCTTCTCCGCCGCCGGCCCCAACGCCGTGGAAGCGCGGCTCGCCTGGACCGGGGGCCGGCCGTACGTGGACAGGCTGCGCCTCACCCGCACCGACGAGCGCGGCCTCTCGCGCCTGTGGTCGACGCAGGAGGCCCAGGTGGTGCTCGGCGTCCTCCCCGACGCGGGCACACCCTCGGGCGCGGCGCTGTACGCCACCTACCTGGCCTGGTCGCCCCGACGCGTGCCGCCGGACTTCCGCCAGGCGGTGGAGAGCGCCATCGACCGGGAGGACCTCACGCGCCTCTTCGTGCGTGGGCCGGCGGTGCCCATGCCGAACCTGCTGCCTCCGGCCCTCCTCCCGCAGGCGCAGGCGCCCCGCCCCTCGGCGCCGCCCCAGCCCCAGGCCGGCCGCAAGGTGACGCTCCTCTACGACACGACGAGCGAGGACCAGCGCGCGGTGGCCGAGCGCCTCCAGGTGAGGCTGCACGACCGGGGTTACGCGGTGGCGCTGGAGCCCCTGCCGCGAGCCGAGCTGCGCGCCCGCTGGGCGAAGGGAGACTACGAGCTGATGCTGCACTCGCTGCTGCTGCCACCCGTGCCGGGCCCGGCCCTGGCCGTGGTACTGGACGCGGCGGGCCGCAAGGACCTGCTCGGGGTGGAGCTGCCGCGCATCGGCGCCCTGGCGGACCCGGTGGCGCGCGACACGAGGGCGCGTGAGCGGGCGCTGGCGCTCGCCCCCTCCGTGCCGCTGCTGCCCCTCTACACGCAGGGGCTGGCACTGCGCGCGGCGCCGGAGGTGGGGGGACTCACCTTCGATGCCCAGGGGCTGCCCCTGCTGGACGGCGCCTGGCTCCAGCCGGCTCCGGCGGGTGTTCCGGGAGCCCGGAGATGAGACTGAGGACACGGCTGGCGCTCGCCTTCGCCCTGCTGGCGCTGGTGCCGCTGGCGGTGATGGTGCCCTTCACCCTGACGCAACTGCGCGCCACCCTGTCGAAGGGACTGGACGCGCGCATGGATGGGGCCACCGCCTCGGCGCAGGAGGCCCTCG
This is a stretch of genomic DNA from Archangium violaceum. It encodes these proteins:
- a CDS encoding FG-GAP repeat domain-containing protein, whose product is MSRALAAALLLAALPAPAANPLPPQLAPGAPSTPAAPALERLAQAVAADVRSVRPEPPVALHLSGGAPELRRAFETLLASHLASARLGPVVLEAPSPEAAESLAREQGARALVRITLGVEGGELRAHGDVFGTWVNFWSGRMATRAPSPGAAIAQSVEADAAALALAAVEPPRTTPPLPEEPRPLRLLGAVLARLPSPPAALAAGDLDGDGRDEVAALTERSVFVFAADGRLVAERSLEALPPGPAPTREPFGALAILSGPPRLAAFSTRFAQGEVLALEGGALHAVSRLDAPQLSPDARGGFVPGQTAFVPEVRLGGTVLPGVPARFTTFSAANSRLLLIHPDGSASLFARLPGAPLPLSGLGAGSALGDLDGDGTPELLTTSPELQPSPDTLRVFRTNGSDPTTHEPLWQGALPSGRALHVVTANLDGDKRREVVVGLTRPDGTGELFLLRQGAP
- a CDS encoding ABC transporter substrate-binding protein, with translation MTLRHALASLLLLGAAPSLAAGRVPYGGELRVAYTAPAEPPEPALADTPTEATLLGLLSRPACNLTQDGHASPALAREVSRPSSQVVRLVLPSPAQASALTRAWTRLLGPEAASPYRALLFPLRGEGRQLSATGDTLELALSFPWPDLERALCHPALAPPRTVPAALGPFSAAGPNAVEARLAWTGGRPYVDRLRLTRTDERGLSRLWSTQEAQVVLGVLPDAGTPSGAALYATYLAWSPRRVPPDFRQAVESAIDREDLTRLFVRGPAVPMPNLLPPALLPQAQAPRPSAPPQPQAGRKVTLLYDTTSEDQRAVAERLQVRLHDRGYAVALEPLPRAELRARWAKGDYELMLHSLLLPPVPGPALAVVLDAAGRKDLLGVELPRIGALADPVARDTRARERALALAPSVPLLPLYTQGLALRAAPEVGGLTFDAQGLPLLDGAWLQPAPAGVPGARR